The stretch of DNA TCGCAAATTTATCAGCTTACCTTCTTCACCAAAGAGTTCTTAGGCTGCTAGCAGCTATTCATTATTTAGGAAGTGGTTACATGATAGTATATATTTATGATGGCACCTTCTCTGGCCTGCTGACTGCTGTCTATGAAGCCTTTTACCAGAAAGAAAAGCCTGGGCAGATATTAAAGGAATGGGATTATAGTCAGAATCAAAATTGGATTATCCACGATATTAAAAGAAAGACAGCCATAGTTTATAACCTACCCTCCCGCTGACACATAACGAGTCAGCGAAGAAAGAGTTAAAAAACCATTGAAATTACTACTTTCTAGCACATTTATAGTTGCCTCACTCCTCGTTATAGTGATACAATATACATAACGAGGAGGTGTTCTGATGACCGCCATTATTCACCAGAAAGACAAGCGATCCGGTATTACATATGCGTATGAGTCCGTGTCCTACTGGAACAAGGAAAAGCAACAGTCGCGTTCTAAGCGAACCCTCATTGGCCGGGTGGATGACAAGACCGGTGAAATCCTTCCGACAGACGGCCGGGGGCGGAAAAAGAAGGATAAATCTCTTCCTGCAAAAAAAGGCCCGGTTCCTGCAGAGAAAACTGCCCGTTCTTTTTATGGTGCCACGTATCTACTGGATACCATTGGCGAAAAGCTGGGCATCGCCCAGGATTTAAAGGCCTGTTTTCCGGAAACCTACCTGCAGATCCTATCCACGGCCTATTATCTGGTACTGGAAGATCACAACCCGCTGTATCGTTTTGAAAAATGGGGAAGCCTACACAAACACCCCTACGGCAAAACCATTACATCCCAGCGTAGCAGCGAATTGTTCGGATCCATCACAGAACAAGACAAGCAGCAGTTCTTTAAGCTTCAGGGGAAACGCAGGAGTGAAAATGAATACTGGGCCTACGACATTACCTCTATCTCCAGCTATTCCCAATGTCTGCGACAAGTGCAGTACGGTAAAAACAAGGAGGATGACAGGCTTCCACAGCTTAACCTGGCCCTGGTTTTTGGTGAAACGTCCAACCTGCCTTTTTACTATCGAAAGCTGGCAGGCAACATTCCAGACTCCAAAACCCTGAAGCACTTATTGGCGGAATTAGACACCTTGGGTTTTGCCAAAATTAAGCTTGTTATGGACCGGGGTTTTTACAGTGAAGAAAACATTAATGCCCTCTTTAAAGACCATCTGAAGTTTCTCATCGCTGGCAAAATGTCTTTGAACTTCATGAGGTCGAACCTGGAAGGCATTTATGACAGCTTCCGCAGCTTTGAACACTACAATGAGACACATGAACTCTACTGCCGAACAGTTGAAACCCAGTGGCAGTATACTCAGTACCGACCGTACAAGAAGGAAACCCTGAAAGAACCCCGCCGGATCTATGTCCATTATTACTATAACATCGACAAAGCCGCCGAAGAGGAGAAAGCTTTTGACAGAAACCTAATGGCCCTGCGCCGCGAACTGGAATCCGGCAAGCGGATCCCAGAGCATGAAAACCAGTACAAAAAGTACTTTGATGTAAAGACCACACCCAAACGGGGCACAAAAGCAACAGTAAAGGAAGAAGCGGTTTTACAGGCCAAGAAGTATTTCGGGTTCTTTGCGCTTCTCACCAACCAACCTATGGACGCGGTAACCGCCCTGGAAATCTACCGGAACAAGGACCTGGTGGAGAAGGCCTTTGGCAACCTGAAAGAACGGTTAAACCTACGTCGCACCCTGGTATCCTCCGAGCAAAGCCTGGAAGGTAAGCTTTTCGTTGAGTTTGTGGCTTTGATATACCTGTCTTACATTAAAAAACAGATGCAGGTGTCGGGTTTGTTCAAAAAGTACACCATCCAGGAAGTTCTGGATAAGTTGGATGTCATTGAATGTTTTGAAACTCCCGGCCAGCAACTGCGTGTAGGCGAACTGCTGGAGAAGCAAAAGGAGATTTATCATGCACTGGGAGTTGAGCCGCCTACCTCGTTATGAGTTGGCGGGAATCCAGGTTATAACCAAACTGAATGGGTAATGACAGAGCTGGAGGTTACTCAAGCCTTACCAATAGATGAAGAAGAATATCTCTATCAAAAGGTATGGAAAACATATTTTGATAAGATTACTATAAGAGAAAGAAAGAATCCCAGACTTCAAAAAAGCTTTATGCCTTCCCGTCATTGGAAGCATCTTATAGAAATAGAGAGGGGTGATTGAAATGGGCTATGTTTATGGACCTGTAAACAGCAGGCGGCTGGGATGGTCTCTGGGGGTGGATTTAACTCCTGGGAGGGTCTGCAGTCTTGACTGTATTTACTGTGAGGAAGCCAGACCAACAGCAGTTCTAACCTGTATCAGAGGAGAATATGCCCCTGCAAAGCAGGTCATAGAGGAGATAAGGGCAAGGGCAGTTCCAGGACTTGATTTTATAACCTTTTCAGGATCCGGGGAGCCCACACTCCATAGTGGGTTGGGTGAAATAATTGCTGCAATCAAAGATCTCGGCATTCCAATAGCCGTACTTACAAACTCAACTCTCCTAAACCAGGCGGATGTCAGAAGGGATCTGGATTTGGCTGATTTAGTAGTACCCTCTCTTGATGCTGTTTCCCAGGATGTTTTTGAAAAGATCAATAGACCGTGTTCCTCTGTAAGTGTCCATGATGTCATTGAAGGAATCAAGGCCTTTTGTAATGTGTATAAAGGCAGAATATGGTTAGAAGTGTTATTGGTGAAGGGGGTAAATGAACATCCCCAGGAGATGCAGAAAATAGCCGAAATAGCCAATACCCTGCCCATAGAGAGGGTCCATCTAAACACTATCTGCCGCGGTGCAACGGTTAAAAAAATTGAACCAGTTGCCAAAGATATATTAATCGAGTATAAAAAACTATTTAATATCCCCGTAGAAATATTTGTATAATTATTGCCAATACTAAAAGTATAATTGTGGATAGTATGGGGAGGGTAAAAAGATTGGCAAAGAAAAATATATTGGTATTGACTGGAAGTGCGAGGAAAAATGGAAATAGTGATAGGATGGCTGATACTTTTATCAAAGAAGCTCTCTCGGTTGGACATGAAGTAACAAAATTTGAAACTGCTAAAAAAGAAATCCGTGGATGCATAGCATGTGAAACCTGTTGGAGCAAAGGAAAACCATGTTCCTTTCAAGATGACTTTGATGAGCTGGCACCATTATTAGAAACAGCTGATGTCATAGTATTTGCAACGCCCCTATATTGGTTTACTTTTCCTGCGCAAATCAAAGCATTTATTGACAAGTTATATGCTTATGCAGGGAAAAACTGTTTACGTCCTTTGAAAATTAAAGAATGTCTTCTTTTAGTGTGCGGTGCCGATGATAATTTGAAAATATTTGATGGAATAATAGCAACCTATAAAGAGATTGCCCATTATATGAAGTGGGAAGACAAAGGTATTGTGGCAGTGCCAAAGGTTAATAAAAAAGGCGACATTGAAGCAACAGATGGACTAGTGAAAGCGAAAGAATATGGAAAAATGTTAGGCCAATAAATTGGCAAGTTTCTAGTTGAACTAATCCAGCGGGAAACTCCAAATGAGTTTAAAATTTTTGCTTATTTACATGAGAGTCGAAAGGAATATCATAGTAGCTAATAGAATATTTTTTATAAGTTGAGTGAAATCTCCTTATTTGAGTTCATA from Desulfitibacter alkalitolerans DSM 16504 encodes:
- a CDS encoding IS1634 family transposase → MTAIIHQKDKRSGITYAYESVSYWNKEKQQSRSKRTLIGRVDDKTGEILPTDGRGRKKKDKSLPAKKGPVPAEKTARSFYGATYLLDTIGEKLGIAQDLKACFPETYLQILSTAYYLVLEDHNPLYRFEKWGSLHKHPYGKTITSQRSSELFGSITEQDKQQFFKLQGKRRSENEYWAYDITSISSYSQCLRQVQYGKNKEDDRLPQLNLALVFGETSNLPFYYRKLAGNIPDSKTLKHLLAELDTLGFAKIKLVMDRGFYSEENINALFKDHLKFLIAGKMSLNFMRSNLEGIYDSFRSFEHYNETHELYCRTVETQWQYTQYRPYKKETLKEPRRIYVHYYYNIDKAAEEEKAFDRNLMALRRELESGKRIPEHENQYKKYFDVKTTPKRGTKATVKEEAVLQAKKYFGFFALLTNQPMDAVTALEIYRNKDLVEKAFGNLKERLNLRRTLVSSEQSLEGKLFVEFVALIYLSYIKKQMQVSGLFKKYTIQEVLDKLDVIECFETPGQQLRVGELLEKQKEIYHALGVEPPTSL
- a CDS encoding radical SAM protein, whose protein sequence is MGYVYGPVNSRRLGWSLGVDLTPGRVCSLDCIYCEEARPTAVLTCIRGEYAPAKQVIEEIRARAVPGLDFITFSGSGEPTLHSGLGEIIAAIKDLGIPIAVLTNSTLLNQADVRRDLDLADLVVPSLDAVSQDVFEKINRPCSSVSVHDVIEGIKAFCNVYKGRIWLEVLLVKGVNEHPQEMQKIAEIANTLPIERVHLNTICRGATVKKIEPVAKDILIEYKKLFNIPVEIFV
- a CDS encoding flavodoxin family protein → MAKKNILVLTGSARKNGNSDRMADTFIKEALSVGHEVTKFETAKKEIRGCIACETCWSKGKPCSFQDDFDELAPLLETADVIVFATPLYWFTFPAQIKAFIDKLYAYAGKNCLRPLKIKECLLLVCGADDNLKIFDGIIATYKEIAHYMKWEDKGIVAVPKVNKKGDIEATDGLVKAKEYGKMLGQ